A window of Mangifera indica cultivar Alphonso chromosome 13, CATAS_Mindica_2.1, whole genome shotgun sequence contains these coding sequences:
- the LOC123193972 gene encoding uncharacterized protein LOC123193972 — protein MGKRKRTADKTKNNNSPPSSSDNAPCSSGMQELSKKKSSDLVDSSELKSYTSTMDITDNSVKLLNTHTSLSNHHYNLGRSIFLKRSRHHYGHQYSRRNSGNRGNASSSHGKGPSRDDRLLCKLSSQCNAEPGQNAEEREKPFGRPERIRSSSLVKDASSPDAVKMVCGICQKLLRRKPYFLGIGNTLSSGEYCVVAVLVCGHVYHADCLEKRTSSEDGCDPPCLLCMGVALQVESPGAQE, from the exons ATGGGTAAGAGAAAGCGAACTGCTGACAAAACAAAGAACAATAACAGCCCTCCTTCTTCCTCGG ACAATGCTCCATGCTCTTCTGGAATGCAAGAATTATCTAAAAAG AAATCTTCAGATTTAGTTGACTCTAGTGAACTAAAGTCGTATACATCTACCATGGATATCACAGATAATTCAGTGAAGCTATTAAACACCCACACTTCTCTTTCAAACCATCATTACAATCTTGGTCGTTCTATATTCTTAAAGAGATCACGTCATCACTATGGCCACCAATACTCTCGGAGAAACTCAGGTAATCGGGGCAATGCATCAAGTTCTCATGGCAAGGGTCCTTCACGTGATGACAGACTGTTATGCAAGTTGTCTAGTCAATGCAATGCGGAGCCTGGACAAAATGCTG aggAGAGGGAAAAGCCATTTGGGAGGCCGGAGAGAATTAGGTCTAGTTCTTTGGTAAAAGATGCCTCATCGCCTGATGCTGTGAAGATGGTATGTGGGATCTGTCAGAAGCTGTTGAGACGTAAACCTTATTTTCTTGGAATTGGAAACACACTGTCTTCAGGTGAATACTGTGTCGTTGCTGTTTTAGTTTGTGGTCATGTGTATCATGCAGACTGCCTGGAGAAGAGAACATCATCAGAAGATGGATGTGACCCACCCTGTCTGCTGTGTATGGGTGTGGCGTTGCAAGTTGAATCACCAGGAGCACAGGAATAG